A stretch of DNA from Methylobacterium sp. CB376:
AATGCGCGATCGCCCCGGCCAGCGCCTCGCCCTTGCGCTGCCGCTCCTCCAGGAGCACGTCCTGATAGACCGAGATGGCGAAGTCCATGTCGAGCATCACCGCCTTGTTGAGGGCGGCGATCCGCGCCGGCAGGCCGCCGCGCCCCAGGAGCCCGGCCCGCTCGACCAGGACTTGCACCAGGGCGTTCAGCACGAAGGCGTAGCCGCCGATGTACCAGCGCGGCTCCAGGCCGATCTTGTGGTGGACGCGCCCGATCCGCCGGATGCTGTCCACGTAGCCGGCGTCGAAGCGCCCGCTGAACAGCTGCTCCCAATGCGCCGACTGGGCCGCGACGAGGCGCGTCTGCTGCGTCCCGATCATCCCGGCGAGGTGCGGCGTCCGCAGCATCTTGTCGTAGAAACGCGCCATGATCCGCGGCAATTCGGGGGCGATCGCCGGCCACAGTCGCGGCAGCATCGCCGCCGTGGCGGCGTCGATCTCGAGAAACGTCAGGCGACCGTCCAAATCGGCATCGCTCCGCACAGCGAAACCCTCCCCTTTCCGCTCAACTTGAACGAACCTGCCACCGGTTCATTAACGATCCATGTCTGCCGCGCCGGTAGGGCCGGGATGGACTGGATGTGTTGGCAGCGCAGCCAGAAGGCGGCAACGGAGAACAGTCTAGTAGATTGTCTTTGTCAGCAAGTGCAGAATCTGACCCTTCGGAATAGAGGTGCGATCTGCTCCATCGGGATGGCGGGCGGGTGCGGGAGGAGCCGGGGGGGCCGACGCGCAGGCGTCCTCGCCAGCGCCGCGCGGGCGCCCTCGCCAGCGCCGCAATCCTGTGCTGAAAGGGCGCTCCCGCACCCTCAGCAGGCTCACCGATCGATGCTCCGCCGCCTCTACGAGTGGATCCTCGCGCTCGCCGCGCGCCCCTCCGCGCCCTACGCGCTCGGGGCGGTCTCCTTCGCGGAGAGTTCCTTCTTCCCGATCCCGCCGGACGTGATGCTGGTGCCGATGGTGGTCAGCCGGCCGGACCGGGCCTGGACCTACGCGCTCGTCGCGACGCTGACCTCGGTGGTGGGGGGGCTCGCGGGCTACGCCATCGGGGCGCTCCTGTACGATTCCCTCGGCCAGTGGCTGTTCAAGCTCTACGGGCTGTCCCAGGGTGCCGAGGCCTTCCGCGAGGCCTATGCCCGGCACGGCCACTGGGTGATCCTGCTCAAGGGCCTCACCCCGATCCCCTACAAGCTCGTCACCATCACGTCGGGCTTCGCGGGCTACGACCTGTTCTGGTTCACGCTCCTGTCCCTGCTGACCCGGGGCGCACGGTTCTTCATCCTGGCCGGGCTGGTGAGCCGCTACGGCGTCGGGATCCGCGCGGTGCTCGACCGGCACCTGAACGCGGTGGCCGCCACGGTCGTGGCGGTCGGCGTGATCGGCTTCGTCGGCTTCCGCTACCTGTTCTGAGGACGAATCCATGTCCGAAGGAGGATCCATGTCCGGGGACGGCGCGGCGGCGCTCGCCGCGAGGCTCACCGCACCGCGGCCGGCGGCGCTCCTCGTCCTGGCCGGGGCGGCGGCAGCGGTCGGGGGCGCGCTGCTCTTCCAGCACGGCTTCGGCTACGTGCCCTGCAAGCTCTGCCTGATCGAGCGCCAGCCCTACTACCTCGCGCTCCCGCTCGCGGCGGCGGCGCTCCTCGTGCCCGCGCGCCTCGCCCGCTGGCTCCTCGGCGGGCTCGCGCTGCTGTTCCTGGTGAGCGCCGGCCTCGGCGCCTACCACGCCGGCGCCGAGTGGGGCTTCTGGCCGGGTCCGAGCGATTGCGGCGGCGGCAGCGGCCCGGGCCCCGCCGACGTCAAGGACTTTCTCAAGAGCCTCGACGGGATCCGGGTGGTCAGCTGCACGGAGGCGGCGTGGCGCTTCCTCGGCCTCTCCTTCGCGGGCTGGAACGCCCTGATCTCGGTCGGCCTCGCGGCGCTCGCCGGGGCGGCGGCCCTGCGGGCCGTGCGGGCGGGGCGCCCCTCAGGGGCTGAGCAGGGTCGCGGGGGGCCACTCCGCCCGATTCCCGTTCCTGCATCGTCTTCGCCGCCGAACCGGTGACCGCCTCGGCACCGGCCGGTCCCGGCCGGCCGAATGAGGCTCAGTTCCGCTCGTCCGGCAGCGGCGGCAGCGGCTGGACCGCGATGCCCTCCTCCAGGAGGGCGCGGGCCTCGGCGAGGCTCGCCTCGCCGTGGATCGCCCGGTGCTCGACCTCGCCGTAATGCATCCGCCTCGCCTCCTCGGCGAAGCGGGGCCCGACATGGTCGGAGGTGCGGGCGACGTGCTCGTGCAGCGCCCGGATCATGGCGCGCAGCTGCGCCTCGGGCTCGGACGTCAGCCGGACCGGCTCCGGGGCGGCGGGGGCGCGCTCCGCCGGGAGGACTGCCGGGACACCCGCCGCGTCGCGGTTGCCGCGCCGGCCGAGGGCCGGGGCCATCAGCTGCTTGGCCACCCTGGGGCTGCCGCAGACCGGGCAGGTCACGAGGCCGCGGGCGACCTGCTCGTCGTAGGAATCGCCGGAGGGGAACCAGCTCTCGAAGGCGTGGCCGGTCTCGCAGGAGAGGGCGTAACGGATCATGACCACAATATCGGGATGAGGGCCCGCGCGCGCGAGGGGCCGCGCCCGGAAATCGCCGGCCATTCGCGCGAGACTGGGTCGAATTTTCAACGCGTCAACCGCGGCGCGGCGCCGCGACCTCGACCGTGAAGGGCTTGGCGTGCCGCAGGGCCGGGATGCGGGCGCGGGCCTCCGCCACCAGGGCGAGGTCGATCTCCGCCAGGATCACGCCCGGCTCCGCCCCCTCGGCCTCCGCCAGGATGCGGCCCCAGGGATCGACGATGAGCGAGTGGCCGTAGGTCTCGCGGCCGTCCTCGTGGCGTCCGCCCTGGGCGGCCGAGATCATGAAGGAGCCGGTCTCGATCGCGCGGGCGCGCTGGAGCACGTGCCAATGCGCCTCGCCGGTCTGGCGCGTGAAGGCCGCGGGGGCGGTCAGGATCTCGGCCCCCGCCTCGGCGAGCGCCCGGTAGAGGGCGGGGAAGCGCAGGTCGTAGCAGATCGCGATGCCGAGCCGCGCCCAGGGCAGGTCGGCGACGACGGCGCAGCTCCCCCCCGTGTAGGT
This window harbors:
- a CDS encoding carbon-nitrogen hydrolase family protein, encoding MTAPRFVAACVQMRSGRDPARNRDAAVAGLREAASRGAHFVQTPEMTSLLERGRENLFAKITAPEEDVTLAALRETARAHGIVVQVGSLAVRSGDKVANRAFLIGPEGEILAAYDKLHLYDVDLPNGESWRESATYTGGSCAVVADLPWARLGIAICYDLRFPALYRALAEAGAEILTAPAAFTRQTGEAHWHVLQRARAIETGSFMISAAQGGRHEDGRETYGHSLIVDPWGRILAEAEGAEPGVILAEIDLALVAEARARIPALRHAKPFTVEVAAPRRG
- a CDS encoding YqaA family protein; protein product: MLRRLYEWILALAARPSAPYALGAVSFAESSFFPIPPDVMLVPMVVSRPDRAWTYALVATLTSVVGGLAGYAIGALLYDSLGQWLFKLYGLSQGAEAFREAYARHGHWVILLKGLTPIPYKLVTITSGFAGYDLFWFTLLSLLTRGARFFILAGLVSRYGVGIRAVLDRHLNAVAATVVAVGVIGFVGFRYLF
- a CDS encoding disulfide bond formation protein B, translating into MSGDGAAALAARLTAPRPAALLVLAGAAAAVGGALLFQHGFGYVPCKLCLIERQPYYLALPLAAAALLVPARLARWLLGGLALLFLVSAGLGAYHAGAEWGFWPGPSDCGGGSGPGPADVKDFLKSLDGIRVVSCTEAAWRFLGLSFAGWNALISVGLAALAGAAALRAVRAGRPSGAEQGRGGPLRPIPVPASSSPPNR
- a CDS encoding DUF1178 family protein, which produces MIRYALSCETGHAFESWFPSGDSYDEQVARGLVTCPVCGSPRVAKQLMAPALGRRGNRDAAGVPAVLPAERAPAAPEPVRLTSEPEAQLRAMIRALHEHVARTSDHVGPRFAEEARRMHYGEVEHRAIHGEASLAEARALLEEGIAVQPLPPLPDERN